CCTGTCTGCTCAGACCAGACTCGGGGGCCAGGGGAAGAGACACGACTGATaactctttaaaaatatacaagatGAAGGACCACAAAAATAAGGGGCACAAGTGACACCCCAGATGAGCGATCCCCACAGAGGAAGCGTCTCAGCAGTAATTCAGAAAACACGACAGGCAGCTGCCAGAGGAGGCAAGAGAGGGGGAAGGTGCGCAAAATCAGCTCTGATAACTATTTCCAAGGCACGGAGAGTGGGGACGGAGCATACGCCGATCATGAGATGAGCCCCAGGAACGCAAGCGGGagcactggtgtaacagagccCCAGGGTGTGTTGGGTGGGTCCAAGGGCAGTACAATCCGCCCACAGTCTGCACCAGAACACTTTAAGCGCGATATATTTTCACCCATTGCCATTACTACCATTAGTTGTATTGCAGTCGTGCCTAGAAAGCCCAACAGAgactggggtcccattgtgctaggcatgccAAACATGCATGGGGGAGACCCTctgcaccaaagagtttacagtctaaacagacaagacagtcagtgtgagaagggaaactgaggcacaaagagtgCCTCATCATGGCAGAATCAGTACCCAGggttcctgacttccagtcctgtgccccaaccATGGGACCACAGCAATAGTATCTGGAGCAGAGCATTTAAGGGCTATATAGTCTCACTTGCTTCGATCACAGCACTGTCTGAGTCAGAGTGTTTTAAGGTCCTGGTTTTCCAAGGCCCAGAATAGCCTCTTTAAATGCTGATTAATACATTTCCCAGGGTTGGCTTTAGTTCCAGTATGCCTTGTGCAGAGTAGCAATTTCTTGGGGTTTCTTAAAGTATCTCTGGGGGTAGACTGTGCAGCTCTGGCAGGGGCTGGACGGTAACCAGATCTACTCCCCACAATTCACCtctataaaaagcactagccatgCTCCTCCAGATACACGTGGCTATTTATACTGGGTGGGATAGTGTATCTCCCAGGGAGCAAAGACACCAAACACACCATCCGCTTCTTCCCTTCTCTCAGCTGAGCCAGACAGAATCAGGTCTTCCCCACACTGCACCAGAACTCCTGCTCTCCCCACATCATGCACTGCTCCCCTTCTCCAACCGGGACAGGAAGCCAGCCCACGACCTGTGGTGACCCCAAAAACTTCCCAGCTAGACCCAGGCACACGGTAGCTCATGCAGATTATTATTAGGCACTATCACAATACCCGGGACTCCCGTCATAGACCAGGCCCtgctgtgctaggtgcagtacaaacacttaatgaagagactgtccctgccccagggaccgAAACCCACCTCCATCCTTCATCACTGTGACTGGTGACTACTGACATCGGGACACCCAAACCACAAATCTGACACGACTCAGAACTCAGCCAGGTGTTAAGACTGTGAATCCCATGTGATCCTGACTCACTTCCTGCCCAAACATCATTTAATTAGACACAAAGCCCCCTCCACATTATGTTCATGATGGAGCTGCACGGTCAAAGTTGGTTCTAAGGGTAGAAATCACGGTTTCCACATGAATGCTGAACATGGCCACGTCCCAGACCCTTCTGACTTTACAGGAGGAGCCGAGTAAGCAACACAGCAAGCGCCAGAAAAAGCGAGCAAAGACATTAGCCGGGTGCAACCAGCCATGTTAATGGTGCTTTGGAACATGATTGTTTGCGTCATCGGACATTCTGATTCCAATTCAGCTACCTTCATGTTGCTTTAGCTGTGCTTCACGCATTTCACTCCTCTAAGACCATCCAGCATCTAGTAACAGTCCCCGATTTCCATATATTCAAAGCCCCTTCGTTTGAAGAGAACACGCACATACAGCTCTGCAGCTCACATAGAAGAGTGCTCCGATGTAGAGACCTTTTCTACAGGGCATTCTCAGGATGCAGTTTTCAAATGTAACTAAGTGATAGTTGACAAATcagtttttcccccccaaactgAAGTCCAATCAACCAGTGCCAACCATTTTCGATGTTAAGATTGAAATGTAAGCTGTTGTGATGAGAAAAAAAAGTGATATTGTTATTTGTACAGAAGTGATTTCAtttaatttgacaaaatgcaggaAGTGCAGCTGTGCTGGTTTGGATGCAGGCAGAAGATGAAGGAAGGGCACCTGGtgaaagcagcagagcagaagaggGTGATAGGAAAGAGATGCTGAGGATGCGATGGATGGATTGCAGCAAAGAAGATGGTAAGCAAGTGGACCTCAGCGCTGCCTTGGACAAAGACAGTGGATGCTTGCATGACAATCCAACCCAAGTTGATGGGATAAGGGTGATTTcatttattcacaaaaagaaaaggaggacttgtggcaccttagagactaaccaatttaagctttcgtgagttacagctcacttcatcgggaatgcatccgatgaagtgagctgtagctcacgaaaacttatgctcaaacaaatgggttagtctctaaggtgccacaagtcctccttttctttttgcgaatacagactcacagggctgctactctgaaacctttcatttattCAGAGGTTTCCCCCACAAATCCAAAGTTGGCTGAATGATTTTCCCCCACGTACTTCCTGACCTTTGTTTGAAGTATGGTGCCTGTTGctgaaagcccactgaaatcaagagagTCTTTCCCCTGAGTTCCATCAATGGGAAGAAAGTTACGAAAGACGGAAGACAGGGAGCTGTAAGTGGAAACCATTAGGCAAGCTGGGCTATTAGGACCTACGAGGAAGAGAGCCCGACCCCAGTCACCCTGTAACGCATTTTAAGCCCATCGAGCCCTACGCAATGTCAGTATGAGGCACATCGCCGAAAACTAAAACCAGAAGGGGCGAGGGGTCGGGGGTCACCCACTGAGGTTTTGGCCGGAGGGGCTGCTCTGCATCCGAACGGTGCCGAGGGCCAAGTCCCCCAGACAGCGTCAACAGCCACCCCCAGCACAGCACCCCGCCTCCACGTGTGCCAGATGCCCCCCCCAAAGCCCtcgagcccccccccacacaaaccctgcATATAAACCGCGATGTGCCCACACcagcctcccctccacccccaccccatccccggcTAAAGACACGTGCCCATGGACCATGCAGCGCTGTCCTGCCCCCCCGCCGGGCCCCACGTGTCCCGGCTGATGTAACCGGGCCGCCCCCACGCCGGTACCTGGTACTCCATCCTGGGCACGCGGGCCGGCCGGGTGCTGAAGCAGCGCGCGCCGCCGGCCGCCACCAGCCGCAGCGCGGAGTGCAGCGCGCGGAGCCCGCGAAAGCCCATCCCGCCTCCCGCTGACAGGCGGCCGCCGCCGCCACCGACCGGcgcagctccccacccctcccacttccctagGGGGTGCGCCCGCCCCGCGAGCCACCGCCAGCGCGCAGGCGCGGCAGCGTGAGCCCCGCCATCTTTGTGAGGGGCACTACAGGGCGGGAGAGAGCCCGGGCAGGGCGACGGCCGCCATCATTGTGAGGGGCACCGCATTCTCTTAAAGGGCAACGCTGTCTCCCATTTACTGACTTGGGCTACCCTGTCCCCTACAgcaaaggggggggaggggacacaatGCTGATCTCATAGCGATGCAGcagccttccccccgccccccatacacacacagtgaTCAATTCCCTCCCTCCTAAAGGGCCATCCAACACCCACCCCCCAATAGCCACATTAGAGAAGACTGGTCAGGTCCCGCCTTGGAGAGGCCCCATGTTCCCATAGTGTCTACAGGGGAACATCCCCAGGTAAAACCATGTTTGCACATTCGCTGCTTAGTATCTAAAGCCTTCCAGGGCACATGGCAAGGAAAGCCCGCCACTACACGGGGGGCACTCTGCGCGTTGCGGCTTTCAAGGTcagctggcacagaggggcagcgCAAAGTCCAAGCAATCCTGCTAGTTCAATAAAGCGGTTTTTATTACAAAATGGAATGTTATGGCGGTGCCTACCTATGAAAACACAACACACCCCTCTGAAGGAAACCACCAACTACAGCCAGGGTATTTCAGGGGCCtaatccacctccacccccaaaaaataCACAGCAGATGCTCCATCTTTTAGTTGAACTAAACACCTTTCATGCACTGTTTTCTCTTCATGTTGCAAATACATGGGCAAGCTGTCATTCCATCCCGTTTAACTAGACACATGCGGAGgtcttttaaaaaaggattttggCAAGGACCTAAACGATAATTTAATAGCAAGCTTTAAACACACCCCAAGCCAGATACGCCATACTTCGCACATTCCAACGAAAACCTCCATTAAAACCTCCATTAACCAACAGCTGGAGGTGCAGCCAGCTCTACCTCCCGCTCACCATTCCCAACTCTTCACTGCTAAAGCTATACATGCAGTTAAGTTAGTAGCACAGCCccgaatttaaaacaaaattaaattaccATCTCAATTCTTCGAGTGTAGGGGCAGCTCCACCAcattcagccagtctctctcctACAGTTTGCAGGGCTGTTGCTAAGTGTGGAGATTCAGCCAGAGATTACAACTGTAGCAAAGACCAGTTTTTAGTATAGGAGCCATTTGTTCCCGTTCAGGATTATCATCTACTGCCTGTAtcgtggtagcacctaggagccccatgTCACGgagcagggtcccattgtgctaggcactgttcaaacacataacaaagacggtccccctgccccaaagtgcctCAGAGGAAAAAATGCAGGGAACGGGTAGGAATCATTACTCTAAAGTGGCCATCTTCTAAGATTCCAACACTGCTCTGGAGAGCAAGGAATCAGCAGTTCAGCCAGATTTTGTTCTTGCTCATGTCTTGATGCAGGAGCTAACTTGTTAACACTGTTCAGCATTACAGCTGACAGCTCCATCCTAGCCGCTAAGGGGGACATCACCAACTGAATTACAGGTATGTGAACTGTTACCTACTTGCTCATAGAGCACATTGAAGAGCTGCAGCTCCATTTTccctatttttgaaaaaattcacACAGGGGAGAGAAATAACTGAAAAACAGGACATATGATTCTTTCTTCACAACAACTGGCATAGGGCACCAGGCCAATGTATCACCTGCAGCTAATTTAATTCATGGCCCTTTAGCACCAAAAGCTTCCCAAAACTCCCCATTGTTTCCGAACCCCATCCCAGAGAAGAGATTTACCTTATACATGTCCTTTATCATCCTTACTTTCTGCTCTGAAGCAAGTTTGATCTTTGCTGCCTGCTGTTTACAGACCTCACACTGGCTGCTGGCGGGTGTTGCTACTAGCCTAGTTGAAGGACAAAGGTTATCACCAGCTGCATTCTGCACACATTTCTCTCATTTCAAAGGCTCAGGGTTTACTCTGGTTTGCCAGCACCACTGCTGCACCCTCTCAAACAAATtcacaggagctgctgcagcccaaGGAAAGAGAGAATTTCCTTTCAGCACAGGAATCCATTAAGATCTCCATAGAGAGTTTCTATTAGGTGCATATCAGGTTTAATAAGCTCTGTTGGCAGGAAAAGGTATTTACGGGATACACGTTGCCGAAGTTAAGTGCATTGAATGTGTAGTGCATTTGCTCTGTGCACTTGGAGAGTTACTGCTCTTAATCTAGATCCATGTAAGCAAAGCCAGATAAAGCGACAGACACAGGAATGCTTGTAAGAATATAGCCAGGTGTCTAGCTGGGCCAGGTTTCGCAGTAGTAATAGCTCATTGGGCATTGCCGCTCTGTCACTATGGTCAGCACCCTGGGGAGTTGGACAGACCGCTGCCATCCTCCAGTCACATCCACCCTCAGACTACGAGCAGAATGTGTCCAGCTCCCTTCACATCTGAACTGGTGCTGTTGCCGCACTGGTTAGTGAGTCAGTCAGAGGAATACACAGCAGACCAGGGGTCTAAGAAAGGGAACTTTAATTGCAGTTTACAACCAAAAAGTGGCAGTAGGCTGAACACAAAGCATGATGAACTTGTATTGAAAGCAACGACTCAGACGGATCCTCCTGGTCAGAGCAACAGTAACGAGCACCCCCGCTTCCTCCTGATTAGTCGCTGCGACCCTTTGTTTCTCATAGGCTCTGACCCTGTCTGAACCAGAAGGACTTGCTGCAGTCTTGAACATGGTGCGAGCTAGTTCTTGAATTTGGAGGCGTTTTGTCTGTACCAATCCCACTGGCTCCACGCAAGGAAGACACACACAAAGAGCTCAGTGGCACTCAGCAATGCGACCCCCACCCTACACACAACAAGGGAAGCTCCCTGCAGAAGGAAGGACCacatggggaactgcagccacaCATGAGCAATTCAGAAGAGATCTGAGGCAGTTCCCAAAGTGAGCCGATCTATCCTGCCCGCTGCAGCAGCAGTTCAATTAATGAGTCACCCAGTCATGTTCTCCAGTGCTGTAAAGCTTGGGCAGTGACAAAACCTTCTCCAACAGTGGCTCCCCAAGAGAAATGACCCATTAGATCCAGCTACTGGTAAAGAGATGCTATTTCTGGGGGCTGAGGCAGAAACTCTGGGCCAGATAGGCTGAGAGATGATCCCAGGCCCTTGGAAACAGCTCCCAAGGACATCTAGGGACAGCCCCCTTCCTTTATGCACACAATTGTTCCAGACAGTTCATCCAGCCCAACATCTCAGACCAGGCCCTGCACCTCCTTTCCATCAGAGCTGCTGCTACAAGAGACTGAAGAACGTAAGGGTATTTCAAAGAAAACTCAGCCTGCTCCCTACTCACTTTTCCGGGCCCCCACCAGTCAAAACACTCTGTCAAACTCTGTCTGATTGGTTGCAGCTGGATTCCTGCCCTGATTAGCTGGCTGCTGCGGCATGTGTCCACCTCTTCTCCTGGGTGGAGCCAGGTACTCAAACATTGATTGATTGTGGGTGGAGAGCATGTTCTTGAGATCAGAGGGCATCGGGTCCGACCAGAAGAAGTCATGATTCAATGCATCGTCACTGTCTATTCTTTGGGCAGGATCCAGAACGAGCAGTTTGTCTATAAGATCCAGAGCGTATGGGTCTTTGACATAGGCTTTCAGGCGATCTTTAACCTTGCGCTTTTGGCCCTTGGGCAGGTCCAGTTTCTGGTACAGCTCATACTTATCCACATTTGGCCAAACCTAGAGGGAGCATAAGGGAGATCAGCCTTAGAGAGAAGACAGCTAAACCGTTTTAGAGCCTGATGTTGGTGCCCTAGTTAAACCCCACATGCATGCTGCATTCAGCTGTAgtggagaaacaaacaaaccagttcTTTCACTACACAGCCTCTAGGGCCCCATGACATCCATTAGGGATTTTACTGTTGCAGTCGAAAGCGGACTGCATACAACTGCTACAGAGACGAGCAGCAGTACAAACCCGTAAGGCAGATATTGCACTTGGAGatacggggggggtggggggggggggagatcagtGGGAAAAATCTAGCAGTGTACCTTTAAGCTGCTCTTTGATACTCTAATTCTCTTAGACATCAGACAGCAGCTGCACAGTAACATGGGCTAGACAATTATGAGAATACACAAAAGAAAAAGCCAACCGAATAACTTaaatttatacagcacctttcatcccagcagagcccagagccctttGCAAACGCACCCGCTCCCCATCAGTCCAGCTCTGGGTGGAACGTGGcaagcttttgtttattttaaaggggTAATACATTCATCTATACCAGTGCAGGTTACAGCCTGACAGACCTGGAGATCAGCCTCCTATTTATCCATAGCACAGGtataatcaggcagcagcagtgtaAGTCTATCTATCGTGCCCCACTGTGCCACAATCCTGACTTGAAGAGACCATCTCTAGGGGTTCATGCGCAATGACTAATTCAAGACATTGGCCTCTCTTCTGAAAAAACTAGAGCCAAAAAATGGTGGTGGTCTGAGAAAGAATGGTCAACTAGCAACAAGGCTGGCACCgaattcatttcacacagaccTCTCAATAGCCGCAAGATGGTGGCAAGTTTACCAACGTGATTGGTGCCACGTATCAGACAGATTCAGACCCACAACCTAGAAATGAaaagcacccccctccccccgctgaaATATTAAGTAATAGCCTATTACCAACTCCCTAATATGATAGCAGTTAAGGATTATCTTGTGACTAAAGCGCAGGACTGCAagctgagagacctgggttcaattctcactTCTCTCACTGACTTGTTGAGAAACTCTGAGCAAATAACTTCAGCTCTGTGACTCaattttcccagctgtaaaatgggggtgtgacgtgtcattccatattctttaggaaaatattcttgatatgaatatgacataactgagatatactttacgcaagatggctcatgtgagataccattggaaaggttatgatttactgaaagtggttatccaatttgtatgcatgtgtcatttctgtatctgaaattaggaatattgactatgtatctgtatttcaactgttactttgggtgatgcccactgctaccacttcaggtacaacaggcccatcagcaagagacaatggactgtaaaagagcttagtcttcctgtgagtCAGCCTCTGAAGACTGGCTACAGGGGCCCTACAGGGTCAGGTGGTCtagtcacctgatactaaaacattacctggaaCTTCTTGTAAGGGAAGAGgggtcaaactaggaaacaaaggattcccaccttatgtaaatcctatttaatgGTGGGGAGTGAGGTACTCCAGGTCCtcagttctcccctgctaccccacccaagatgactgctagaaacaactaagactgaactggggggaaaagaactggacccaggctggaagggtgtctggtctgtgaagaagattattagaaccacatttagggtgagaacttaCATGTACCCAGATTCTTTAGCgcattaagcttagtttgcacgctgttttattttcttagtaatctccttagctacttaaaatacacctgttacAGTTAATAcctttatttctggtttataatacAACCCAGTTGAtgtgatttctaactggggggcaagaagttgtgcataccctcctccacattgagggaagaggcaAATTTCATGTCATTTTTGGTCTGTACTCCAAGGGGGGGTGGACGTCAGGATGCTGTGGCAAGCCCCTTAAGTTGAGCCTTCTCAGAgcagatctctgtctctctgcgcAGCTGGGTGCGGCCCTGCCTGTGCGCTTGGCTGGAAAaggctggggagcccagcccagtaAGACCAGGTaaaagggggccaaggctggcaGAATAGTCTGACTCAGAGGCATCCCAGCACCCCAGGTGACATCCCAGGGGGTCCAGCCCATCCCATCCCAGGGGGTGATACTCACCTCACAGGGGGAGAGGCTAAATTCACTGTTTATCTTTGGTAGAGGTGCTAGAACAGGGCAGTGTATCATTCTGGATACAGTAAACCTGTTTGATCTCTTCATGGAGCAACGCACCCCTTGAGCACAGCTCTCACCACTCTTGAGATGTAAGGATGCCCCCTTTAAATGCAGCCGATAGGTCTATTACTTGcttaaggtcacccagcaggtcagtctGAGAGGTAGGATTAGACTGCGGGGTTCCAGGTTTCTAAACCCATGCCCATTCAGTTTCATTGCAGTTTCCCCACAGGTGCTGCATTCCCGTGCTTTGGGGCCCCTACCTCCGGAGTGATGGATCCACAGAGCTGGCTGATGAGAGTGAGCTGGTGTTGTTCCGTGTTCCCCTGCATGATGGGGCTGCGAGTCCACATCTCTGCCATGatgcagcctgcaccccagagatCAATGGGGGGGCCATAGTCCCGTTCCCCTAAAGACAGCGGCACTAGATTAACCACTTAGACTCTAATATTAAGAGCTTTGCATGCACCAGACTGAGAGAACAAAATAGTAAAGGGGACAggggaaagagaaacaaacaaaagatgggtttcagagtagcagccatgttagtctatattcgcaaaaagaaaaggaggacttgtggcaccttagagactaacaaatttaagctttcgtgagctacagctcacttcatcaggaatgcatccaatgaagcgagctgtagctcacgaaagcttatgctcaaataaatttgttcatctctaaggtgccccaagtcctccttttcttccaacAGAAGATGGGAGAATTCCCTGTGCAATTTCTCCTCTAGCCAAGCCTCCCACCCACCTAAGAGAAGCTCCGGAGGCCGATACCACAGAGTCACCACCCGGTTGGTGTAGCGGTTGGGCTGACTGTTTTTTGCCAGGCTGAAGGCTCGAGCCAAACCAAAGTCTGCCAGTTTCAGGACCCCATCTCGGGTGATCAGTACATTTGCAGCTTTCATATCCCGGTGCAAGATCTGCACAAAGGAGGGAAATTGAAAGGTTAAGCCATTAAGTCATCTTCCGCTGGATCCAGCTCTATCTTCATCACAAAGATCCCCACCACCAGGAAGGTGAATGGGGCATTCCAACCCTGGAAAAGAAACATTGGAAAGGCTAGGACTGAACATGGATGAACACAACAGAAAATAAACCCACTGGGAGCATCTCACTGAGCATGGAGTTGGCTGGAGGGGAAAGTTACAGTTGAGGATCTAGAACTGGTGAGAGGTACTGCAACCATAACCCTCGGTCACCCACAGGACAGACAGAGCACAGGCGGTAGTGTGACAAGCATCCCCACAGCAGCTAATGtgcctcacccctgccctgggAGACCCAGGGTGAGTGCAGATGACATGGCCCAGTCAGTCCTGGGCCCTCATGTTAGCTATCACAGCACAGCTACGCATTAGCTCCTGAACTTAGAACACAGGTCACCCTTAAATTTGGTTTTCAGGTGTACCACTTCTTTGGACACTCTATTCTGCAGTGTTACAAACACCATAGTGGGTTGGGAGGACTTCATAAGGATCCTCCAGAGCATCCTTCTCCCTCTTTGAAAATACATCCTAAGTTTTTACTTGGCCATCACTGGCTCTGCTAACacttcccactcccccagcctaTAAAAAAGCCTCCCAGCATCAAACCCTGAGACTGAGAATAATCGTTACTGATTCCGTGCTAAGCCACCCTGAAAAGCACACACATCCCAGAGTGTGAGTGTGTAGAACTAGCAGCCCCGCTAGAGACACTGGCCTGTGCTCACATGCCTGTATCTCAGAAGGGCACACACAAGGCCACTGCAATCTCAGCCCTCAAGCCATGCAGCAAGGGAATACAGATCCCGCCCTTTACCTTATTCCTGTGGATGTAGTAAAGTCCATTCAGCAACATCTGCATCACTTTCTTGATCTCAGACAGCGTGAACTTCACATGGGCGTTGCTGAGGAGGCCTGCGAGATCGTGCTCACAGAAATCGAACACCAGATAGATGCTGCCCTTGCAGCGATTGTATGGGGAGGCTACGAGAGAAGCGATGTGTGGTTGTTAAGGAGGTCTATCAACCCAAACAGTTCTCTCCCCCACACTGATGGCTAGCTTTCCGTGTCAACTTCTAGCACCGGACGCTGACCAGCCTTTGCCACATGACTAAGAAATAGAAAACACGACATAACTCTATGTTAAGGTCACAATCGAGCGTCAGGGTGAACACACAACTTCCACCTCGCCTGCCCCCTTTCACCACGTACCCCCAGAGTCTTCAattacacagccatagctatacAGAGAAATGGGGACATCCCTGGCCACCAAGAACCTCAGCATCTAGATACCCATAAGGCTACCCAAAGGAGAAGTAGGGAGAATGGAAGAGGAGGGTTACAGCAGTGAAGATCACGGCATGTGTACATAACATAAGGCACATTTCCAAGTGGTGAGCTCCTAGGGTGACCTGTCTTCTGAGAGGGAAAGTTTAACCTAGCAAAGTGAAGGCTGAGAGGGAATGACTGCTCTCTAGAAATacaccaaggagggagaagagctagtgaagctaaaggacaatgttgtacaagaacaaatggagataAACTGGCCACAGGTAAACTTGGTCTGGAGATTAGAAGGTCtataaccatcagaggaatgaggttctggaacagcctctcaACAATAGTAGTGAGGGCAAGACACCCATCTGGCTTTAAGATGGAGTTTGATAAGTTTACGAGTAAGATTATATGACAGGGCTGCCTGCTCATAGCAGAAGACTGTACTTGATCACCCAGAAAGACCCTTCCAGTCACATTCTTATGTTTTTTAAGATTTAATAtactggggggaggtgggggatcCAAAATGAAGCCCAGGAGGATGAACAACCAAAGACTGAGCAAAACCAAGGAATCTTCTATTTCTCAAATGCTGTAATACACAACAGAAGGTTTTACGCAGCCTCAGATTATATTATTTGCTTCCAGGAGCGCAGATGttagcactatacaaacacagaggagGCACACGCACTGCCTCAAAGAGACAAAGCTTGCAATGCAGTGGGCGGACAACCAGGCATTCAAGTGACTGCACCGTGGAACCAGAAAGCCTTTGAATCCATTGACCAAAGTGCTTACAGTTACCAGCCACAGTAGGGGAGCTCTGAGCAAATCAGCTGCAGAGCATGTCATGAATACAAAGTTTATAAAAAGAGCCAGCCTGTgttaaacaatgtttttaaacaaGAAGAGGGAGCGCTCCCGCTATTAATGGGATATTAGCACcattggggttttttatttgttcggttttttaaagaaaggacaAATGTAAAAAACCAACCACTTTCAGGCTGAGAAACTTGTATGTCAAGTTTCTCTccagtgttttgttgttgttaaaaaaCCCCAGAAACATGAGTTTTATAATCTCACACACACGCCTTCAACTGTAGCAACACAGTATTTTGAAGAAGCTTACAAAGGCGTCTTCTAGTCGAGCTGCGACACAGTCAGAGCTATGCTAACTGAGGCGCATCAGGTGTTAACGCTCATAACACACCACCACCATGTAGCTCTTTTCATCCaaagacctcaaagcacttcacaaagcaggtcagtataatttatcccagttttacagacgggaaaactgaggcacagaatggggcagtgacctgcccaagggcATTCAGCAGGCCACTGTTATCCAAAGGAGACAGGTATCCAACAAAATCTTTGGACAAACCAGGCTATTTTGTATTGGGCAAGTGCATctcactgaaagaaaaataaagggtaCACTGGAGATCAACTGATGttagagaacaaaacaaaaagagggaACTAAAACATGCTACCTTTGGTCCTGCAGATTTCTATGAGGTTCACCACATTCTCATGCTTGAGCAGCTGAAGGATTTTGATCTCACGTAGGGCTGTG
This genomic window from Chelonia mydas isolate rCheMyd1 chromosome 16, rCheMyd1.pri.v2, whole genome shotgun sequence contains:
- the CDK9 gene encoding cyclin-dependent kinase 9 isoform X1, with translation MQGCHAMMQCLSWVTGHGAVMQCDDVISQLGDTGHGAVMQCDDVISQLGDMGRKSRVGALGSQALQGAPRWGTPGGPLARGPPEKRRGASELKRDLSPPFQNCNSQAAPRRRKGRGMAGETGSCRDLASPNAPSLGATEASRGRGRWPVGAAGLGGPAMAKQYDTVDCPFCDEVSKYEKLAKIGQGTFGEVFKAKHRQTGKKVALKKVLMENEKEGFPITALREIKILQLLKHENVVNLIEICRTKASPYNRCKGSIYLVFDFCEHDLAGLLSNAHVKFTLSEIKKVMQMLLNGLYYIHRNKILHRDMKAANVLITRDGVLKLADFGLARAFSLAKNSQPNRYTNRVVTLWYRPPELLLGERDYGPPIDLWGAGCIMAEMWTRSPIMQGNTEQHQLTLISQLCGSITPEVWPNVDKYELYQKLDLPKGQKRKVKDRLKAYVKDPYALDLIDKLLVLDPAQRIDSDDALNHDFFWSDPMPSDLKNMLSTHNQSMFEYLAPPRRRGGHMPQQPANQGRNPAATNQTEFDRVF
- the CDK9 gene encoding cyclin-dependent kinase 9 isoform X2, with protein sequence MLCFDRKRRLEKLFCRNCNSQAAPRRRKGRGMAGETGSCRDLASPNAPSLGATEASRGRGRWPVGAAGLGGPAMAKQYDTVDCPFCDEVSKYEKLAKIGQGTFGEVFKAKHRQTGKKVALKKVLMENEKEGFPITALREIKILQLLKHENVVNLIEICRTKASPYNRCKGSIYLVFDFCEHDLAGLLSNAHVKFTLSEIKKVMQMLLNGLYYIHRNKILHRDMKAANVLITRDGVLKLADFGLARAFSLAKNSQPNRYTNRVVTLWYRPPELLLGERDYGPPIDLWGAGCIMAEMWTRSPIMQGNTEQHQLTLISQLCGSITPEVWPNVDKYELYQKLDLPKGQKRKVKDRLKAYVKDPYALDLIDKLLVLDPAQRIDSDDALNHDFFWSDPMPSDLKNMLSTHNQSMFEYLAPPRRRGGHMPQQPANQGRNPAATNQTEFDRVF